The Sabethes cyaneus chromosome 1, idSabCyanKW18_F2, whole genome shotgun sequence DNA segment GAGAACGATTGGCCATTAGGACTTTTAGAGCCTACAGCTGCTGAAGTGTTTCATAAATCGGGGATAAGTCAATGGAGCAACTCAGCTTGTTAGAGATGACGATCAACATACCTCCACCACGAGATTTTTCGCTGTTCTGCTGGTTATGATGATGTctaaaaacttcgaaaaacaaTTATATCGAAGTTCGACTCTGTTAcatcaataaaaaatatatcgATTTTGGTTCGAAGTCCACTTACGTTCTGACAGTAAATCAGCATCGGATTGGAGGAATTCAGTTGCGCATCAGACACAGAACTCGAAACGGGGACGGCGTCACCGAAAGAGTTGTTATAGGAATTATCGCACGTACTTGATCAGTATTGCCAGACGCAGGACCGGGACAGCTGTTGTTCGCTGGCAGGAATGACTCGACTGTGGTGAGGAAGTCGAAGACTACCGTAATACCGAAGTCATTTAATCCCGGCGGCACAGCGCTAAATGTAGGTAGAGATACGATGAACTGTTGCCTGTTGATGTCTGACTGTTGCCCATGTAGCGTACTTACGATACTTTTAGTTATATTAACTTACTAATAACTCAAATTAGTCACATAATAGTTAGCTAAATTGTTTTATAGCAAGTGTattactacccaggtaaccagtaagcattagtataagcagtaaatcaatcgtttattagcatccctggcacTTTATACTGCAGGATGCTGTTTATCAgtcttttgactgcataactgttgtaaattggcatccacaattctatttaaattcttcttgtcggtaactaactgcaaataagcattgcctGCAATATAAGAGGGctggcagtaaagtagccgcagattttgccaaaatagcatataagtagcatttaaggcaaattAAATGCTTATAGGCTTGCattcaaattgcattggaaatgcttattggttatctggctatgtctgaaggcacttattatttaacttacatgcacctcagatttctcttcacaggatgttagtattaatcaaaacaattaatttagcgcaggtcttaaaatattctatcttgggttttttgaaaaattcaattttcaaggttatttaggggtcattccctctcaagtgatcatatccgttgtagttgaccacatccgatttcaaccaaatttggtgtaattgctcattccgaccccaccttCATTtacccaaagttttgtacggattaatcaatcccccttgcagtgacgcttctccatttttcccagatttttgaaaatactcatttttcactgcatgtcactgcaagggggattgttcaatccatacaaaactttgagaaattaaatatggggtcggaataggcaattataccaaatttggttgaaatcggaggtggtcgattacaacggatacgatctcttgagaggggatgacccctaaataaccttgaaaatcgaatttttcaaaaaacccaagattcTTTTACCGAGTtatctacccaggtaaccaataagcattaccaatgctattcaaatgcaaaccAATAAGCAATTTTGAATGCCAAATTAATGCGAATAGgctgtcaaaaagctaataaacaacaacgtgcagcttaaaataccagatatggtaataagcagctgatttactgcttatgttaatgcttactGATTACCTGGGTGGTTCTATAGACAGGGTAATCTGTACGAACCGATAATGTTTCATTTTGGCAAAGGTCCAGATCTTTGAAAGTGTCCTGGTCAGTCGATAGCATCGAACAATCAATGACGATTTGGGTTGTACTGTTGGGTGAACGTTATGATGTGACATTTTTTTTAACGTTAGTATTCTATTCCAATTGTTTTAAATCATTCCAGAAATAGATCAATGTCTTCTTGGAGCGCAATACAAACAGTCAATAGAGGAAGTTATCGAACAGAAAAACTTGAGAACATCAGCGAGCAAGGTTTCGGGGATTCAAGCAGAAATAAATCATTACCAATCATGTATAGCAAGAAGAACAGCGGTCTTAGGTGACTACCCTGATAGAACCCAAAAGTCCACGTTCGAAGGCCTTCGAGAAGTTTACATATCatcatttgtttcatttgtttttcaACAGTGTGTATAAGTGAGCACATCACATTGATAATTGTTGTACGGTAAAATGAATTCTTGCTATCTTATGAACAAGTGCTATCGTGTCGTTTTTCCTATAAATGAGGAAGATTCTATCTCTgagcgatttgttaaagaataTGCTCGAAGAAACTTGAATTACTTGAATTACGCACAATTTTTAAAGAGACTGCTTGAAATTCAACCAATCGTTATTGAATTATTGTCTTTCAGACAGTTTTTATACTACAAATACCTAGTAGTAGTTCTGTCcatgaaaatgtattcactAAATTCTTTTGATTACATAGATGGAtgcattttcatgaacaaaattattACTTGTAGCACAAAATCTGCATTTGAATTCCAAAAACTCAATGACGACTGTTTGAACCTTAGGTAAGATTACGCTGTGGCAATTCATCGTTGCTCAATACAGAACGAAAGAACGTGAAGCAGACATACTGCAGCATTGATAGGGTTTTCAGAAGACCGATACCTAGTTGcaatttaactaaaaaaatcGGTAAAGTTACATCAATTGAAGTCGTGATTCTCCAGGTCAGTtttatgaagggccaaaaaggAATTGGTcggtaagcaacatcacttacacgtaccggGAATATTGAGAATTTCCTTCCAAGGACTAGTAGATCAGATGAGCTAGTCGGTTAATCAGAATGACCCTAACAGTTgtggagaagagcccgctcgtTATCCACGATGTCTTGCTAACCTAGAACCAAGGTTAATCTTAGAAAGTTGGCTGCTCCATGCTCCCTAAGCACACCGATTTAGACGAGCGCCATCAGGGGCACCTCAGCAAGACTCGGTCAAAACATGCAGTTACATATATACAATTTTATTTAGGTAGTGGATTAAGAGAGTAGTAGCTACCCGATATTATGATTCAgggattttttgttgtttctaaTACAGAGAAAATTTAATTGCAATGATTATCacctaaaacaaaaaaacaagtgTGCTGGTGAATAAAACATTACCTCCTGATCCTGAGTCGCACAAAGTCCCGTTAGCTGTTTAACTTTCTCCTGGGCTTGGTCGAGCTCCACAATCGGATTGAACCGCCCAGCAGCTTCGTCCTGCTGTTCCGATTCATTCACGATACCTTCGGCTAACACTTCCTGCGCGAAGCTCGTGATTTGGCCCTTCACCTTACTCAAACTATCGTTGAGCTTAAGCCACGACATTAGTACATAGATTCTTTCGTAGTTAGCTGTTTTCTTGCTCAAATCCTGCGGAACACCGCACTGTTTTGCGCAACACTTCTTCTTGTCTTCAACAAAACCTAGCGAAATTTTTCAACATCACACTCAACAGCACGACAGGCAAACACAAGTCGGTAGCCGGCAGCAGCACACAAAATTGCGACGAATTACTTTCGGTCGAAAATACggcaatattttttgtattttttagcaaaacttTTTTACATTCCCTTACACGTACCTACATCACAcgcaaatcaaaacaaaaacatgaaTCCAGGCTTTGACGTTTCACTTTTGTGCTGGAAGTGCTGTGAGTGGGTGGTTGCGCGTGTTGCGGCCGGTCGGGCGCAATGGCTGGTGCTGACGGGTTATTGTATCTCCATGCTGTGCTGTCAATATCGTGTATAGGTTACAGCATTTTTCTTTTGATAATTTtggtaattttaatttaaaaatttgaagaaatattTAAACAAATTTCATTTTCATAACAATATGCgtgtttattaaatttttgtttatcGTTCAACTGTAATTCTATCAAAATACCAAAATTGTTAATAAAATTAACAATCGAAAGAGTTAAAATTACCAACATAATTTTAAGGATGATATTCGTGAAGTTCTGAATAACGGTGTAGCTGTCAAAATACATCATCAACTTacagtttattttgttttcaattttcgaagcTGTTGTTGCGGCCACGCGACCGGAGCCTTGCGTTTTTTACTGGCATATATTTGCCTTTAGGCTTGCATTATGTTGACCAACAGGGTTTTTATGAAGAAAACTAGAAAAGGTGCGTTTCGGTACATTGTCCGATTATTTTTCTTATCGTGCAGTGTTTCATTTCGACAGGCGGCATCATCAAGGTGGTACGCGAGCACTATCTTCGGGATGACATAGCGTGCGGAATCGCTTCCTGTGGACTGTGTACGTTGTCGGCGGATCGAACCAGCTTGGATGCGACCCCCAGTAGGGAAAGCAGCCTGTACGATTGTCCGCACTATCTGATGTTGGACACGAACATCATTCTGTATCAGATCGATTTTCTCGAGTCGGATGCCATCCGGAACGTGATCGTGCTGAGCACGGTGCTGGATGAGGTCCGACATCGGAGTCCGGTAATTTTCAAGCGGCTGAAGAAGATTTTGGCCGATCCTGGGCGAAAATTTTTTACGTTTGTGAACGAACATCATCGGGATACTTATCTCAGCAAGGATGTCGGTGAGTCAGCCAATGATCGGAACGATCGGATGATTCGCAGAGCTGCGCTCTGGTACGGTCAACACATCCGGCAGGCGGACTTGAAGAGTAAGTTGAAGGTTGTAATATTGAGCGATGATGCCGAAAACAGGAATCGGGCACAGAAGGAACGTTTGCTGGTTTCGTCGGTGGCTGACTACGTCGGATCGTTGACCGCACATCCGGAGCTGAGAGATAAAGTGTTCAACACTGAGAAGTGGCAGGAtgaatcaaaaattatttttccgtCGCATTTAACCGTATCGCAGATTCATGAGGGTATCAAGAAGGGTGAACTCATGCAGGGAACTTTCTTTGCATCTCGTGATAATTTCTTGGAAGGTAATGTGCGGGTGGAAAGCTACGAAGAACCAGTTCTGATTCAGGGTCGGTTGAATCTAAACCGAGCGGTAGATGGGGACGTGGTGGCTATTCGAATGCTGCCGAAAAAGGAGTGGAAATGCCCCAGCGGAGTGGTTCTGGTGGATGAACAAAATGTGGATGACGATGAGGTGGAAACGGCGGATCCGGAATTCAAGCAAGGTTCTGCCGGCGAAAGAACACCTACCGCTGTGGTCGTTGGCATTATCAAACGTAAATGGCGTCAATACTGTGGCATTTTAGCAGCAAATCCTCTAGCAAAAACCACTAGACATTTGTTTGTACCGTCCGATAGGAATGTACCAAGGATTCGTATTGAAACACGTCAATCGGCGACGTTGATTTCCCAACGCATAGTCGTTGCTATCGACTATTGGCCGAGGCACTCAAAGTACCCTATTGGACACTTCGTTCGCGCACTGGGAGAAATTGGAGAAAAAGACACCGAAAATGAAGTAATTCTGCTGGAACACGACGTACCTCACGGAAGTTTCTCGGTCGAAATTCAAAACCAGCTACCAAAATTACCCTGGAGCGTAGATCCCGACGAATACAAGAAACGGGTTGATCTCAGGGACATTACCATTTGTTCAGTGGATCCGCCCGGTTGTACAGACATTGATGACGCACTTCACGCGCGAAGACTTGATAATGGAAATATAGAAGTCGGTGTGCACATCGCTGATGTTACGCATTTCATTAAACCGGGAACGCCTCTGGATAAGGAAGCCGGTCTCAGAGCTACGACTGTTTATTTGGTGGATAAGCGCATTGATATGGTGCCGGACGTTCTGAGTTCGAATCTCTGCTCTCTACGAGGCAACGAAGAACGTTTGGCATTTTCATGTGTGTGGGAGTTGGATGATAACGCGAAAATATTGCACACGAAGTTCCACAAATCGGTAATTAAATCGAAGGCAGCGCTAACCTACCAGGAAGCGCAGCTAATTATAGACGATCCAACACAGACAAACCAAACGGCCAAGTCTCTGCGACTTCTGAACAAACTGGCTAAGCTGCTGAAGCAGCGCCGTATCGATAACGGCGCCCTGGTCCTGGCGTCGCCGGAAATTCGCTTCAGTATCGACAGTGAAACACACGATCCAATCGACGTAGTCGCCAAGAAAATGCTCGAAACCAACTCTATGGTCGAAGAATTTATGTTGCTAGCAAACGTTTCGGTTGCAGAAAAGATCGAGCAGGAATTCCCCGAATGCGCTATGCTTCGTCGTCATCCCTGCCCACCGGACGCTAATTTCGACCCACTGAAAAAGGCTGCTTCATACCAGGGCTTCGAAATAATCACCTCCAGCGGAAAAGAGCTGGCGACTAGCTTGGACAATGCCGTCAAACCGGACAATCCCTATTTCAATACGTTGCTACGCATTCTGACCACACGTTGCATGATGCAAGCGGTCTATTTCATCAGTGGAACCATTCAGCAATCGGAATACTTCCACTATGGATTAGCTTCACCAATTTATACGCACTTCACATCGCCAATTCGTCGTTATGCGGATGTAATTGTTCATCGCTTGCTAGCAGCTTGCATTGGAGCGGATAGCACTTACCCGGCCCTTTTGGACAAACAAGCCAGTTCGCAACTGTGCAACAACCTTAACTATCGCAACCGTATGGCACAGTATGCGGGTCGTGCATCGGTGGCCCTACACACTCATCTGTTCTTCCGAAACAAAACCGAAGACGAGCAAGGCTACATTCTGTTCGTAAAAAAGAACGCTATCCAGGTCATCGTTCCCAAGTACGGTTTGGAGGGTACCATTTATGTGGCAGGTAAAAACGGCGAACAGTTGAAAAACGGTCCCAGTTTCGTGTACAGCGAAGAATCGCAGACGCAGCGCTGCGGCAATGTAGAGTTTCACGCGTTTGATCCGGTTACGGTACGCTTGAGCTTGGACTCGACTAACGTGCAGCACCAGCGGTTGGTGTTCGAGCTGGTCGACCCGTACATCGAAGGATTCAGTGTAGCGGCCCTGGAAAGTGCAGAACAAGCCGGGGGTGATGGCAAGACTAAACGGAAGAGTGCACTGTCAACAACGCAGGAGCCAGAAGGGAAACTacataaaaaaagtaaaaaaggtacggtttaagttttaatttgttttatgtttttgtGATTTACGActgtcttttttttgtttgcagaTTCAGAAAGCACAAAGCGCAAGAAAAAGTAAACTTCTAAACATAGAATAGTTATGCTAAGAAACAGAAATTGAGAATAAAAAAAGCACTGTAATCATTGTTTCTTGAGACCGAGTTTAATATCCGTTTTCTGCttcccaatttttttttaataatttaaacaCATTTGCATGACTTCTACTGGGTATTGAAGGTATTGATGCTACTCGAGAGAAAGGAGTTAAATTCCTACTGAGCCTGATGAAGAACAATCTGCCTGAGCCTGAGAATAATCGTAGCCAGATTTCTGAATACTGCCGACcagcaggagaaagagagagtTTTTAGAGCCAGCTGAACAGCTTGGTTGTGAAAATCTCGAAGGGAAACATTCAAATCCTCTTGGGCGACTtcgaacgcgtcatgggacgccatggcctaggagacaTGAGCGAAAACGGTGAGCTGTCTACAGAATTTTgtagtaataacaacatggtggAACGCTCATCCCTCATAGACCAGCACCAAAGGTAACGTGGGTTTCCCGCAACGGCAGAACAAATAACCAAATTTACCACATTTGCATCAGCTGAAAGAGGAGAAGGATTTCGCATCCGACTGTCACCTTGTTATTGCGCAGCGAGTGAAGAGAGTGGatatcggatgaaacttggaggatgaTCGACGAATGGAGAGACAGtcaaaagccggcattgagcgagcgcggaccagatcggctaagacagctgcccgtcaacgatacgccaaactggagagggctgttaaacgtgctcgTAGGCGGGCGCGGGACAAGCTAGCCTGCActactccctagccgaacaaagagaaaccgccgccgccaatggtgatatccgtttgttgtacgatatttctcgccgccttagtggtgccaggatgaatacaaagatgccgctcaAGGACAGAGCTGCTCAGTTACTGACTGATCGCACACAAGAGCTTAAGCAATGAACTGAACActttgaacaactctttcgagCGTCAAATATCAGTGACCTACAAAATCATCAGCGCATGACCCATATTTGTCAGCCCAAATAATGCATTACCTATTCagcaaatagcaatatgggagACCACAACTGTTCCTGTTCGAAAAGGCATTCGACCGaatcaaccacgaaaacatctggggcgcacttggATGTAAATGAGTTCCAAAGaagctacccaggtaaccaataagcatttccaatgcaatttaaaagcaagccaatacgcatttaagttgccttaaatgctattttggcaaaatatgcggctacttcactgctagccctcttatagtgctgacaatgcttatttgcagctagttaccaacaagaagaatttaaatagaattgtggatgccaatttacaaccgttatgcagtcaaaaagctgataaacaacaacctgcagtataaaacgccagggatgctgataaacggctgatttactgcttattttaatgcttattggttacctgggtagtcaaTCTTATCGAGGCTTAGTATGAGGGTTACTGCTGATACGAGaaagggctgcattttatcaccgcttctgtttctgaTCGTTATGGATGATATTTCAGTTGAAGCGATTGACAGTAGAAGAAATGGAAGATTGccttcgacctagccgacgaatGACATTGTCttgcaagttagatgacctctccgaaagCTCCCacgcagcaggtctcacagtcaagtagcaaaaactaagtctattgtagtgaacactgacaatcccaccaatttcatagtagcgggacaacaagttgtgCACTTGGACGCTttccaatatcttggtagccagacaatgcccgatggtggtaccaagaagGATATAGCCACATGGCTCAGGAAGGCCAGGGTGTCAGGGAAGGTCTGCGAAACATGGGACTCAAACCAGAGCATTATATGCCAAAACCAAAATTTTAAACTCTAACGTTGAATCTGTATTGCAGTCGTTGCAGTACGCGTGCAAAACGTGGAGCTTTTCACCACTGCAGGTATAGGTCTATAGACAACTGGCTATCCAACGAGGAACGATGTCATCAACAGTCATTAACAACAGAAATTCTTGAACATAGGTGGAAGTTGATTAAACACactttgaggaaaggagcgaacgagatctacagagaagcactcgactgaaatCCGTAAGGACAGCGTATTAGAGGTAGATCCAGAGGCACACTGgcaacgcagcttagccaacaacATCCGGGCTATTCACGAGAACTTGGCCTAACGAAAGATAGAAAAAAGCCATTGGTGGGTAACCATCGGCAGTGGAGATATCTTATtttatccctttgttctgccgaaccggcggacatggatacATCAGGGAGTAAatggccaaacagaatgcttcGTCAACGCGTCCTTCAGCGtaattctgacagttttcctatggggttactgtcaaattgacgctgacggatgcgttgacacagcattctgtttggcgcTTAAGTAAGGACTGGTTTGTTGGCGTTACTTCTTACAAACCCCATGGACCCACGCGAACGAAAGAGAACAACAGGTATTAAAGagacttggtacttggaatgctAGGGCGCTAGGGCCCTACTCGAAACAATACGTGGACATCGTAGCTGGAGAGCTGCAGCAGGATTGCAGTCCTAAAATTGGAGGACACGATTGTGTTTCGTGCGATCGTTCTCGTTCTCGGGTAGTTCTCGTTGTCGATGCATTAAACTTGCGCGCGTAATTTAGTGGTACTAACGTATTCATTAAataaatggacttttttcggatggtgataaaaaaactaagacagctacataattgagtttgatttcccatggaaggtaattatattagcttacttgcaaaaaaatctaCGTCCTTCCGAGGTGCCTTCCGGCAGTTAATcggaacattcgccatggcggacgaaaCCTTGCGTGttggcatgtttttgagttctttcttcgttttatttatcaactcctaagttttcgcgacaaaattgttagagtagatcttacgcttcaggtttgcccagaaattttCGATGGGACGCTGCTGGGACGTTGGGCGGGTTCgccgacttcgatattcagcTGCTCCAACGATCGTttcgagtagtgggccgacgtcagatccggccagaacactgcgtcttcgcccttatggtatttcttgattaacgacgcaacttccggcaggcactttGTACTCTAAATTTTCCTGTTCACGGCCAATCCGGAGCGAAAGAATAGCAGCTTTGGCATCCCCTTCTCGGTGACGGTtagccacagcagcaccttcttgaGGAACTTGatggtgtgtgaaatgaacttcacctcggaaCTCACTTCCTTCATGAGGGAAGTAGAATACGGAGTGCCCTGCCAGTTGTTGCCATCCATCACCACGGCCCCGTCGCGATTGgccgggaaaatcgtcttgaccGTCTTATTCGGCCGCTGTGTTATTGCCTGTAAACCAGTgaccagtggacgggactgccgcttcctgacatgtatgtccGTTTTcaccaggtactttttcactaatctcaagtttttagtcttgaccttgaaatgaggtcatacatatattaatatttttttgaaacgatggttctacaattgatgaagggatggtaggggaaagaaatgaaaattttttggggaaGGCGGAAGGAAGGGGGGAGGCGGgttttggtagctatgcttgacaactagtcattgtgactcctaccttttgtccaatgcaagaaggtgcatgagtcgaaccaagctgtaatctgagattataaccggattcgaacttcgGATtcggattaaaaaaaaaacactttttcactgtttggtcGGTTGGACCGATCTCTCGGCCAAGCGCACTTggcgatgtagccacttttccctcggtcttcctcttcagcatcccttggagcttcttgtcgctcagggtcgtcggccgtctggaatcgggctttctttcgatgctctgattgttgtccaatagtgccaagatgttgtagatgccggaacgggcgtatccagcgtccacaaagtgccgcacgatcTCCGTTTTCGATGCGGTGGGGTAACATTCTTTGAACGTGTACACGTCTGAACGCACAAAAGTGCGATCCTGcactaaatcgtttcggtatcttcggcgcactttttcgttatatttatTCCAATCAATacgtgcgccgaagagaccgaaacggtTTAAGCCAAAATGGCACTATTATGAGCGATTACGCACTTATTGATTAGATAATTTtctttgcaatcagcaataattgGGTTTATAGAAGAAGAGTCAGGTATTCTAATATGTCTCGATGACATTTTAAGACGCCACATCGTGTGCCGCCATGAATAGATAACTCATTTACAATATCTGTAGCATCTAGCATTACTCGATTGAAATAATCGAATATCCGAGTTAGTCGGTGCTAAGAAACTTCTGGATCTTTATCTAACTCCACCTTCTACTTACAACAATTCCTTTCGCAAAATGCTTGTAAAGATGCAGAGGATACCCCGCTTTTTAGAGGCAACAAGTATtgaactaacattcctttctaTCCCACCAAAACTTGCATTCGGATGCGGCCGgggtcggtattgatcagcatgcagggacctgaggAGGTtacacaatgaggaatagtgtGCTGtctcaagtatgctttttcATTATTCCCATGGTCAATAACGAAagagcagcacacgggcggtatcctatgttTATTCTTAATTTAAGGATCATTGCCTAGCActaaaaattatattaaaatagtttgatttcaatttttaCTATTCTGCAATCCGCCAATTAATTTGTCATTATTCAGCCACCAGAAATGTTACGGCTGTTTGGCAGCACTGATTTCCACGTGCGTGCCACCCACAAGCGGCGACTTGTTGAACGCCAACCGACTCGACGATGGGGGAAGTTTCCTTGGTTACCTCAGGGTTAAGCAATCAAAGACTTGTTTGCTTTGACAACCAATCTTCAGTGAAACGTGACGATTCCTGCCATCATCAGAAAAAATTAAACCCTTAAAACAATggattttgaagaaaattttccaaGGGTTCAAAATTCCACCGAGTACTTCGACACCGTGATTGGTCACATCGAAGATGTCGTAATCGGAGGGGAGTTTCAGGTTAGCAGTAATGAGATTTtctaaaatttatgttttatgattAGTCGCAATTTACCCTTTTGTAGGATATGGTAAACCAGTTCATGGATTGCTACTATCATTTGTTCGAAACGGGCGAGGAAAATAAAATTGTCTATACCGAGGTCTACCAGAAATACACCAATCTTGTCGAATCGTTCATAGTGGAGAATCTGAACCGCAGAATGAGCTATTTCGATATGGATCTGTTCGCGGTTGagctggaaaacaaaaaggcgCAACTGGATGGGGAAATCTTCGAGCTGCTCTATACGCTGACCGATTTTCTTGCCTTCAAGGACATGATGCTCGATTACAAGGCTTTCAAGGAGGGGCGCTACAATGGGCTAAACGAGGGCTTTAGCGTGACTAGTCTTCAGAAGTAAATTATTAATAATATATTCTACGTTAATAAAGAAACATTTGTGTTCAAAAACTTTATTAGTGCATGAGAATTTCCGTTTGGACCAGACGGTTGTTGGTATCGCCCGGCATTCGATAAGGAACGGTCGCTGCCATGTTAGtcaaagccttcgcttgctcgCGAAGATAGGTCAGTTGCTAGAAAATATACCAAAACGTAAGTTTTTTTTGTAGCTATATTTGGCTTTTCCACTCACCTTCTCCTTTCCGGCATCGTCAAACTTAGCGACATCTTTGCCCTTCAGCATTTTGTACTTGTTATAGGCGATATCCATAGTTGCAAGCAGCAAATCGGGAATCACTTTGCATACTACACCGCCTAGTCGCCTGAAGTTGTGTACGCATGCCTCCAGATCGGACATCTTCAGCGGAACTAGTTTGATTCTCTCTAGAACTTCTAGTGCAGGCTGGTAATTTTTGTTGTGGAAGTTATCAAAGAAAATAACCAACTCTTTCAGCAAAGCAAACGAAGACCAGGTTTGTGGATCGCAGTGCTTCTCGGCACCCACATATCGTTCGGTGAATTCCAGCGCGACGCGCTGCATACGCTCCCGCAAAGAGCCAGGCTTATTCGGCTGATGAACCACTTGCGAAAGGATGATGGAAGTATAGCGCAAAGCTTGTTCGTGATTACCTGCTAAATCGAACAATTTGATAGCGTCCTCGAACATTCCCTTCTTGATGAACTCTTCCGCAATCAGTTCGCACGCCATGGCAGCATCGATATGGCTGCTCTCGAATTGATCGATTAACCCCCGAGAGCGGATTCCGTCGCGTTGCATTTTGCCAAACAGCAAATCAAAGTCCCGACATTCGATAGCCAAGTCGGACACGCACACCAGAAAGAGATTGCGTCCTTCGGTATCTTTCAGACTACGCAGGAAGAAGAAATACTGCAGTGCTTCA contains these protein-coding regions:
- the LOC128732859 gene encoding ADP-ribosylation factor-like protein 2-binding protein; the protein is MDFEENFPRVQNSTEYFDTVIGHIEDVVIGGEFQDMVNQFMDCYYHLFETGEENKIVYTEVYQKYTNLVESFIVENLNRRMSYFDMDLFAVELENKKAQLDGEIFELLYTLTDFLAFKDMMLDYKAFKEGRYNGLNEGFSVTSLQK
- the LOC128732854 gene encoding exosome complex exonuclease RRP44; translation: MLTNRVFMKKTRKGGIIKVVREHYLRDDIACGIASCGLCTLSADRTSLDATPSRESSLYDCPHYLMLDTNIILYQIDFLESDAIRNVIVLSTVLDEVRHRSPVIFKRLKKILADPGRKFFTFVNEHHRDTYLSKDVGESANDRNDRMIRRAALWYGQHIRQADLKSKLKVVILSDDAENRNRAQKERLLVSSVADYVGSLTAHPELRDKVFNTEKWQDESKIIFPSHLTVSQIHEGIKKGELMQGTFFASRDNFLEGNVRVESYEEPVLIQGRLNLNRAVDGDVVAIRMLPKKEWKCPSGVVLVDEQNVDDDEVETADPEFKQGSAGERTPTAVVVGIIKRKWRQYCGILAANPLAKTTRHLFVPSDRNVPRIRIETRQSATLISQRIVVAIDYWPRHSKYPIGHFVRALGEIGEKDTENEVILLEHDVPHGSFSVEIQNQLPKLPWSVDPDEYKKRVDLRDITICSVDPPGCTDIDDALHARRLDNGNIEVGVHIADVTHFIKPGTPLDKEAGLRATTVYLVDKRIDMVPDVLSSNLCSLRGNEERLAFSCVWELDDNAKILHTKFHKSVIKSKAALTYQEAQLIIDDPTQTNQTAKSLRLLNKLAKLLKQRRIDNGALVLASPEIRFSIDSETHDPIDVVAKKMLETNSMVEEFMLLANVSVAEKIEQEFPECAMLRRHPCPPDANFDPLKKAASYQGFEIITSSGKELATSLDNAVKPDNPYFNTLLRILTTRCMMQAVYFISGTIQQSEYFHYGLASPIYTHFTSPIRRYADVIVHRLLAACIGADSTYPALLDKQASSQLCNNLNYRNRMAQYAGRASVALHTHLFFRNKTEDEQGYILFVKKNAIQVIVPKYGLEGTIYVAGKNGEQLKNGPSFVYSEESQTQRCGNVEFHAFDPVTVRLSLDSTNVQHQRLVFELVDPYIEGFSVAALESAEQAGGDGKTKRKSALSTTQEPEGKLHKKSKKDSESTKRKKK